The sequence GCGGCGGCGACATCATCTTCGTCGAGGCGACCAAGATGAAGGGTAAGGAGGACCTGATCCTCACCGGGTCGCTGGGCGAGGTGATGAAGGAATCGGCCCGCGCCGCACTCTCCTTCGTCAAGGCGAACTGCTCCGAGCTCGGCATCGAAAAGAAGGCCTTCGACGACACGACGCTGCACATCCACGTGCCGGCCGGGAGCATACCGAAGGACGGCCCCTCCGCCGGGATCACCATGGCCACCACCATCGTCTCGCTTTTCTCGGGTCGCCCCGCGAAGAGGGACGTCGCCATGACCGGCGAAATGAGCCTCACCGGCCGCGTGCTCGCCATAGGCGGCCTTAAGGAAAAGGTGCTTGCGGCCCGTCGCGCCGGGGTGAAGAAGGTGCTGGCCCCCGCGAAGAACAAGAAAGACCTCGAGGATATCCCGGAAAACGTCAGGGAGGAGCTCGAATTCATCTTCGTCGACGACATCCGCGAGGTCTTGTCCCAGGCCCTCAAGTAGCCCTGCAAGCAACGCCTCCATCACGATACACTCAATCCCGCAGGAGCGCATCTCCTGCGGGATTTTCCTGTCTTTTAACCCCTTGCGCTTCAAAAGGACAAATGTTATCTTTTTTCACACTTCACATTAAAACCACCGAACCGAGGTAGTCATGAAGATAGTGTCCAGATGGGTTGTTGCCCTCGTCATCCTCGTCAACGCGTCGATATGCTTTGGGCAGGGGCTCGCCGAGCGGGTGCAGGAGCACACCCTCAAAAACGGCATGAAGCTCCTGATGGTGGAGCGCCACAATTCCCCCACCGTGGCGGCGTGGATCCGTTTCAAGGTTGGGAGCGTGGACGAGAGAAGCGACGAGCGCGGGCTTGCCCACCTCCTGGAGCACATGCTCTTCAAGGGAACCAAGACGCTCGGCACCAGGGACTACAAAGCGGAGAAGCCGCTTCTGGACAAGATCGAACTGACCGCGCAAGAGCTGCTGGCGGAAAAGAACAAGCGCGACGAAGCCGATCCGAAGGTGATCGAGAAACTGACCGCGGAGCTTAAGCGCCTTGAGAAGGAGGCGGAGCAGTACGTCGTGAAGGAGGAGTTCGCCGACATCTACTCCCGAAACGGCGGCGCCGGCTACAACGCCTTCACCAGCAAGGACGGCACCACCTACCTCATCAACATCCCGGCCAACAAGCTGGAGCTGTGGGCCGCCATCGAATCGGACCGGATGCAGAACGCGGTGCTGAGGGAGTTCTACACCGAGCGCTCCGTCGTGATGGAGGAGCGGCGCCGCTCCTATGACGCTGAACCGGAAGGGAAACTGTGGGAGACCTTCCTCGCCGACGCCTTCAACGCGCACCCGAACGGGCAGCCGACCATCGGCTGGATGTCCGACATCGAGAACCTCACCCGTACCAAGGCGGAGAACTTCCTGCACAAGTACTACGCCCCCAATAACGCCATCGTCGCCATCGTCGGGGACATCGATCCGAAGCAGACCATCGCCCTCGTCGAGCGCTATTTCGGCGGCATCAAGCCGGGGACCCCGGTCCCCCCCGTCGCGGTCCAGGAACCGGAGCAGTCGGGCGAGAAACGGACCGAGGTGATCGGCGACGCCGAGCCCGAGGTGATGATCGGCTTCCACAAGCCGACCCTGCCGGCGCCCGACGACTACGTCTTCGACGTCATCGACATGCTTCTCACCAGCGGCCGCACCTCGCGCCTTTACAAGAAACTCGTCCTAGAGAAGCAGCTCGTCACCTCCGTCTCCTCGTTCGGAGCACCCGGGAGCCGCTACCCCAACCTCTTCATCATCAGCGCGACGCCGCGCGCGCCGCACACGGTGGCCGAAGTGGAGGCGGCGATCTACCAGGAACTCGATCGCCTGAAGACCGAGCCGATGACGCACGAGGAGCTGCAGCAGATCCTGAACCAGCTCGAGTTCGAGGAGTCGCGCCAGATGGCCTCCAACGGCGGCCTCGCGCGCAACCTCACCGAGTACGAGGCGATCGCCGGAACCTGGCGCTACCTCATCGAACACCGTCAGAAGGTGGCGAAGATCACGCCCGAGGACGTCATGCGCGTTGCCAAACAGTACTTCACCCGCCAAAACCGCAACGTCGGCTTCATCACGAAGGCCGAGGCCGCGCAGTAAGGCCGCGATATTCAGCCCCTCCGCCAGGCGGCGGGAGGGAGCCGTGATTGATCCTAATAGTCCAGAAGAAGGGGACCCTGAATGATTCGAAAATACCTTTCCCGTTTCGTGCTGCTGAGCGCCCTCGCCCTTTGCACCGCCGGTTCGTTGGTATCTGAGGCGGGCGCGGCCCGCTCCGGCACCATCGCCGAGTCAAAGACGCAGAAGGTGACACAGGCACCGACCCAGGTGCAGCCCCCGGCGAACCCGCGCAACATGACCTTCCCGCCGCTCAAGTTCCAGCTACCGAAGAGCGAAAGGGTGCAGCTCAAAAACGGCATGATCGTCTACCTGCTGCAGGACCACGAGCTCCCCATCGTGAACCTCACCGCGTACCTGAACGCCGGGAGCGTCTACGAGCCGGAAGCGAAGACCGGCCTTGCCTCTTTGACCGGCGCGGTGTTGAGAAGCGGCGGGACCTTGAAGACCCCGGCCGACAAGCTCGACCGCGAGCTGGAATTCATGGCCTCGTCCATCGAGTCCGGCATCAACTCGGACAACGCGAGCGTCTCGTTGGCCACCCTCTCGAAGAACCTCGACCGCACCCTCACCCTCTTCGCCGAGGTGGTCCGGGAGCCGGCCTTTGATCCGGAGCGCGTCGCGCTCGCCAAAAGCCACGCCATCGAGGGGATCAGGCGCCAGAACGACGATCCCAAGGGAATCGCGGGAAGGGAGCTTGCCCGGGCCATCTACGCCGGCCACCCGCTCGGACGTATCCCCACCATAGCCACGGTGAACGCCATCACCCGTCAGGACCTGATCGACTACCACCGGCGCTACTTCTACCCGGCCAACATGATCGTGGCGGTCTCCGGTGACTTCGACCGGGCGGAGCTTCTCAAGAAGCTCGAGGGCCTCTTCGGCGACTGGCCCAACCAGACCGCGCCCTTCCCGGCGGTCCCCGCTCCCCGCGAGGAGATGACCCCGGCGGTACTGCACGTGCAGAAAGAGGTGAACCAGTCGGTGATCCGCATGGGGCACCTGGGGATCGACAAGAACAACCCGGACCTCTACGCCCTCAAGGTGATGGAATACATCCTGGGGGGGGGCTTCACCTCGCGTCTCACCCAGGAGATCCGCTCCAACCAGGGGCTTGCCTACAACGTTGACGCCTACTTCGAGGTCGGGCGCCGGTTCAAAGGCCCCTTCATCGCCGAGACCGAGACCAAGGTGGATTCCACGGCGCGGACCATCAAGCTGCTCGACTCGATCATCAACGGCATGACCCAGAGCGAGGTGTCCGAGGCGGAGCTCAAGCTCGCCAAGGATTCCATCATCAACTCCTTCATCTTCGCCTTCGAGAAGAGCAGCTCCGTGGTGACCCAGCAGGCGCGCCTCGAGTTCTACGGCTATCCCAAGGGGTACCTCGAGAACTACCGCGACAACATAGCCCGCGTCACCCGCGCCGACGTGCTGCGCGTGGCGAAAAAGTACCTCGCCCCGGAAAATATGAAGCTCGTGGTGGTGGGGGACCAGAAGAAATTCGACCAGCCTCTTTCCACTTTCGGGAAGGTGCAGGAAATAAAGCTGAACAACAACTAAGAGGAGGCAATTATGGCAACGTGGAAATGCAAGAGCTGTGGATTCACCAAGGAAGGTCGCTGCAAGCCGCAGAAGTGCCCCCAGTGCCAGGAGAAGGGGAACTTCGAGAAGGCGGAGGAATAAACTCTTTCGCTGATCGTGCAGAGACATAGAACAACGAAGGCCCGACCGCGAAGATGCGGCCGGGCCTTTTTCTTGTCCCTTCTCCCTCAAACGCCCCTACCGCGCCCCTCTCCAGAGGGAGAAGGGGGGGGACGATTCTATTCGCCGGTGAAGACCGGCGCTCTTTTCTCCAAAAACGCCTTGATCCCCTCCGCGTAATCCTTGCTGTCGTAGACGGTCCGCCTGAGCCCCTGCACCCGTTCGAAAGTGAGCGGCGAGAGGGGATGGGCGCTCGCGAGGAGCCGGATCTGCTCCTTGATCACCCCGATACTGAGCGGACTGTTCCTCGTGATCTGGTGCGCCATTGAATAGGTGAAGTCCGCAAGCTCCGCGGCTTCCACCAGGTGGTTCAGAAGGCCCGCCCGGTTCGCCTGCTCCGCCGAGAGCGGCTCCGCGGTGAAGAACATCTCCTTGGCGAAGTTCACCCCCATGATGTTCATGAAATGCAGGATGCCGGAGACGTTGTAGGGGACGCCGATCTTCGCCGGGGTCATGCAGAACGACGTGGTCGGGCAGCCGATCAGGATGTCGCAGGAAAGGGCAAGGTCGCAGGCCCCGCCCCAGACGCTCCCCTCGATCATGGCAATGACCGGGATCGGGAGGCTCTGGATCGAACGGAGCACGGTCACCAGGGGGTCGTGATACGAAAGCGGGTCGCGCCCGGGAAGCGGCAACTCGTGCACGTCGTGCCCGGCCGACCAGACCTTGGAACCCGCCGGGGCCCGGATCACCAGGACCCGCATCTTCCCCTTCTGCAGCGCGCCGATCGACTGCAGCATCTCGTCGATCATGGTGCTGCTCAGGATGTTGCGATGTTCCGGATCGTTGAAGGTGATGGTCCCGATGTTGTCCTTTAGCTGCGTGTTGATGACCGCCATGGCTTTCCCCCTCTGTCCGATGCCTTCCATAGACAAGGGCGCTGCGGATGATCAAGCGCCAGCTACTGATTCTAACAGGTAATGTAGAAAAATCAGAAACCGGTCTGCAGCAAATTCATTAGCTGATCGAGCCGGTAACCCGCCGCGGCGGCACTCTCCTTCAGGAGGGCGACAAGCGCCTCCCCGGTGGGCTCCTTCACCCCCGTTTCCTTCCTGCCTTCCGGCTTTTCCAGCGCGACTCCAGCCTTTTTCCGAGCAACTTCGGCTTTTTCCTGCGCAGCGTCCCCCCTGCCTGCGAACGGCTCAACCTTAAGCAGCCACGACAGCAAAAGCTCGAAGCGCTCCTTGTTGAACCACTGGGCGCCGCCGCTTTCGTGCAGGTACAGGAAGCGGGCCGCCACCGGATCGGAGAAGAGCGCGGTGCAGCAGCGCACGGCGCCCAGCTCGCGGCACTGCGCCAGGAAGGTATCGTGCCGCAGCATGAGCCCTAGGAGTTTTCCGAAGCTCTTCGGCGGCAGGTCGATCAACTGCTCCGGATCGGCAGGCGGCAGCGACTGGAAGGCCTGCACCACTGGATGCACCAGGCCGAGCTCTTCGAAGAGCCCCCACGTCCCGGTCCCGGCGAGGTCTCCGGTCCGGTGCAGTGCAAGATAGGCGCATAACAGGACCCACTCGGCGGGGAGAAGCTCCCCTCCCGCCTTCGCGGCGAGCGCCTCGGTAAGCTCGGTACCGAAAGCTGCGAGGAGGGCGCGATGGGACTTATCAGGTGCCTGAGGCGCCAGCGCCTTGTAGAAGCCGGCCAGGAGCGGCTCCAACGGCCCAAGGCGGACCGGCGGCGCCACGCCAGGCTCCTGGAGCACCACGGCGGCCTTGACGAGAACCGCCCTAAGCGCCTCGTGGAGGGAAGCGTAGCGGACCTTCTTCACCTCGTCGTCCAGGTTCTCAACTCCGGCTCCGTTCATGCGGTAGCAGAGCGCACCCCAGGTCCCGTAATCGTCGTCGTATATCTCCCGGAAATCCAGGAAGGCATGGTACTCGTAGCCGCCCATCTCGACGTAGAGCCCCCGGTCGCACAGGTCGCGTCCGTTTCTCAGGTAGCTAAGCCCCGAGGCGTAGTCGCGGAAGCTGTAGTAGTGGCGGCCGTCCCCCTTGAAGCCGAGCGACTCGCCAAGCGTGGTCTGCGCGAGAGAGGTCCCCCCTTCCGCGGTTTTTCTCAAGACGGCGCAGGAGGTACGGATCCACCCGGAGGTCGTGGCGTAGGCATTGTGATAGAGGATGAGGCCGCGGTCGCCGTCGTTGCGGTTGGAATAGGCGAAGACGTTCTCGTTCACGCTGTGGCCGGAATAGAAATCGTACAGGGTGAACTGTTCGCTCCCCGAGAAGATGTGACGCCGCCGCATGAGCGGGAAGATGTCGCTTTCGTGGCGCGCCACGAAGTGCTGGTCCACCGGCTCGTCCCAGTAGGCCCGGCGGTACTCCATGCCGTACTTCTCGTGGAAGCCCTCGATCTGACCGTGGCCGAACATGGGAAGACCGGGCATGGTGACGAGGAGTACGGTCGCCCCGAAGTACTTCCCTTCCTTGCCGAACTGCTCGACCGCGGTTCTCTCGTCCGGGTTGTTCATGAAGTTCACGAAGCGCTTCAGGATCTCAGGCTCGAACTCCAGCACGTTCTTCAAGGTCTGACGGTACTTGGCGTTCTCCTCCATCTTCAGCATGTTCATGAAGGCCGAGTTGTAGACCCGGTGCATCCCGAGCGTCCTCACGAAATACCCTTCCATGAGCCAGAAGGCCTCGGCGAGGAGCAAGGTGTCCGGCGCCTCGGCCGCGACCCGGTCCACCACCTCGCGCCAGAACTCCTCCGGAAAGACCTGGTCGAAGCTCGCGCGGTCCATGCCGTGCTCGGCGCGCGACGGAACGCCGGAGCCGTGGCCCGGCAGCGGATACCAAAGGCGCTGGTAGTGCTTCTTGGCAAGCGTCATGGCTGCGTCGAAGCGGATGATGGGGGTCTGGCGCGCCACGTGGAGGATGGTGTTGATCACCGCCTCGCGCACCTCCGGGATCAGGTAGTTCAGCTGCGCGGTGTCGTTCCAGGGGGTCGAGGTCCCGTCGTTGCCGTGGTAGATGTAGCGCACGCGCCCGTTGCCGCGGTCCAGGTGCTTGAAGACGACGGCGGCGTCGCGCTTGTCCCAGTAACCGTCCTCGATGAAGAGGCCGATGCGCCCGTCCGGGGAGAGGTCCGGGCCGTTGAACTGGTAGTCGGGGTACGGCGGGTAGTCGAGCTGGATGAACCAGTCCGGGTGCTCCACGGTCCATTTGGAGTAGAGTCCGGTGTGGTTCGGGACCATGTCGCTCGCAAGGCGGATGCCGCGGGCGGCGCAGCGCCGCCTCAGGTTGTCCAGCGCCCCTTCTCCGCCCAGGTCATGGGCGATGATGTAGTCGTAGAGGGAGTACGCCGAGCTGATCGCCTCCTGGTTCCCGGCGATCCTCTTTATGGTCTGCGAGGAGGGAGATCGCTCCCAGATGCCGATCAGCCAGAGCGCGCTGAACCCGTAACGGGCGAGGCGGTCGAGCTCCGCGTCGGGGATCTGGTCCAGCGTGTTCACCTCGACGCCGTAGGTCTTCGAGAGCTGGCCGAGCCAGACGTAGACCATCTTGGCGATCATGACGACGTTGGACATCCAGTCGGCGTCGCGCGAGAAGCGTTCGTACTCCGGGTACTCCTCGCCCCCCTGCGCATCCCTGCCGAAGCGGAGCACCTTGGGCTCGCCCGGGCCGCCGAAGAAGGCACGCCCCTCCTGGGAGACGATGTCGAGGGCGGTGACGAGCTCGGTCAAAAGCTCCGGGGGAAGGATGGCGCCCCAGTGCTCCCTGATGTAGGCGATCTGCCCGGCGAGTGAATCGGGAGAGGCCTTCATCGGGGCGCGCAAAAGCTCCGGCAGCGGCACCCCGATCGGCTCGAAAGGAGGAGCCTTGGCAAGGCCTCGGTCGATGTCGGTGGCTACCTTAAGGTACTGAGAGGAGCCGGCGAGTTCAGAGGCGTCGAAGAGCCGGCGGAACTGGTCCAAGGCCCGGTTCTCGCCGTTTAACAGCATGAGGAGAAGTTCCGCCGAGAGGGCTTGGCGGCGTCCCTGCTCGTCGTCGTCCCCGGAGAGAAAGCCGTCCGGGGTGTCCTCATCGAGCACCATGCGCTGTGAGGGGAAGAGTTCCATGAAACGCCGCAGCGTTGCTTCGGCGTCACCGGTAAAGCCCGGGTATCCCGCCTGGGCCGCCGTCGCCGCGAGCACCCCCGGCTGCTGCTTTGCGCAGTACTGCCCGGCCACATAGCGATAGACGCGGCTCAGCGTGGAGTAGAGATGCAAAAGCCCAGGCTGGATGGGTGTTTCGTGCGCCTGCAGCCCCTTGTTGAGCTTCGCGGCCACCCGCCTCGCGTAGATGATGCCCGGCACATCGCCCAACTCCTCGAGCGTGCCGCGCAGGTCGATGCGGTCGCCGCAGGCGGCCGAAATCTGTATCTGAAAGGGGAAATAGTCCGAGTTAATAAACCTCTGCTTCATCAAGCACCTCGTCTGCCCTACTGTAGTGGTGTTCCGGTCCCGGTCGGGCGGCACGGTCAGATATCATACCGTGGAATACCACCACTGTCTTTAAAAATTTTATTATTAACGCAGCACCAGCATAAATTCGCCCGCTGATGGCTCAGGCATTTAGCCTTGACACAGTTAGCGATTTCACCTAAACCTAATGCTGAGTCAGCAAAAGCCCTGTTTTCACCTAGGATAGTGCCATCATCGCTTCCAGCCTCAAAGACATGTTCCGTAAGCAGCGCAGACTCTGCATCGCGCTGCTGCTGATAGTCATCCTGGTTCCCATCACCCGTTTCACCAGGTTTCTCTTGTTTCCCGCCGGCGACGGCAAGCGCGTGGAAATAGTGGAACTGAGCAGAGGACGCTCGCTGCGCGCCTTCGCCGCCGACCTCGAGGCGCGGCGCATCATCACCAGCGCCCGACTCTTCGTATTTTACGCCCGCATGAAAGGGGGCGACGCGCGTCTCAAGGCAGGTCCGTACCAGCTCGACGATGGGTTGCGACCGGGACAGATCCTCGCCAAGATGATCGCCGGCGACGTCTATCTGCGACTTTTCGCGCTCCCGCAAGGGTACTCGAGCTACCAGGCTGCCGAGATGCTCGAAAAGCGGGGGATCTTCACCAGGGAGAGCTTCCTCGCTGCTTGTAGCGACCGGACGCTCCTGAAGGAGATGGGGATCGACGCACCGAGTGCCGAAGGGTACCTCTTTCCGGGCAGCTACAACATCCTCCCCGGCAGAAACGAGCGTGACGTGGTGCGCGAGATGATCAAGCGGCAGAAAGAGGTGCTTGCCGGATCGGTCGACGGACGGGCCAAGGCGAAGGGGTTGTCGATGCGGGAAGTGCTCGTCCTTGCCTCGATGGTGGAAAAGGAGGCCGTGCTCCCGCAGGAGAAGCCCCTCATCGCCGCCGTGTTCCGCAACCGCCTCAAGATCGGCATGAGACTGCAGAGCGATCCCACGGCACTCTACGGCGTGCGCGCCTTCGCCGGCAAGGTGAGCCGCGACGACATCCTGAAGCCGACCCCTTACAACACCTATCTCATCCCGGGGCTTCCCCCCGGCCCGATCGGCAACCCGGGCAAGGATGCCATAGAGGCGGTGCTGACCCCCGCTGCGGTCCCTTACCTCTACTTCGTGGCACGCGGCGACGGCAGCCACCACTTCTCGAACGACCTCGCGTCGCACAACGACGCGGTCAACAGGTACCTTAAGGCGCCGAGCGCGGCACCCCGGGGAGGAGCCAGATGACGGGCAGAGTCCTGCTGGTTGAGGACAACGAACGGCTTTGCACCATGCTGCGCGGCGTCCTCGAGGCGCGCGGGCACGAGGTGCGTTGCGCGACCAGCGGTGACGCCGCCCTCGCCCTACTGCAGGGGGAGCGCTTCGATCTCCTCGTCCTGGACCTGAAGCTTCCCGGCATGAACGGGGTGGACCTCCTTCGGCACGTACGGCGCAGCGCCGCGCTCAAGGAACTCCCCGTCGTCATCATGACCGGCGTTTTCCGCGGCGCGGGTTACGCCCAGGCGGCGGCAAAGCTCGGCGTCTCGGCGTACCTCGAGAAGCCCTTCGGCAGGGACGACTTCCTGAAGGCCGTTAACGGAGCCCTCGAACAGGGCCCGGGAGGAAAGGAGCTGAGACGCCTCCTTCTCGAGCTTTTCCGCGACGGCAAGAGCGGCACGCTGGAACTGCGCGGCGGGACCAGGGTATTCGTCATCGGGGGTGAACCGGCGAGCTTCTCGTCGCCCAGGTTCGTACCCTTTCTCGTTCTGGGAAACCACCTGCAGCGCGCGGACCTGGAGCGCTTCCCCCTCGCCCGTCCCGGACGGCTCCCCCTCGTGGAGGCGGGCCTTTTAAGCTACGAGGAGCTCCTGGAGCAGTCGCGGCTCTTCCTGTCCCGCACCCTCATCGAGGCGCTCGCGCAAAAACAGGCGCCGCGTTTCTCCCCGGAGCTTGCCACAATCGAACTTCCGCTCACCCCCCTTTGCCTGCCGCGTCTTCTGCACCAGGCCGCCGACGCCGCCCCCTTTGACCTCGCCGCCTATCCCGCGCGCGCCGGCGAACTGTTCCCGACGCTGACGCAGACCTATTTCCGCCTGGCCAACCTGCTCAACATGAGGCAGGAAGAGATCGAGCTCCTGCAGCAGCTCGGGCAGGGGAAGACGGTACAGGCCATCCTCTCCGGCCTGGAAAAGCCCGCCCGCGGCGGCGCATTCCTCGACCTGCTGGCGGGGATGGGCATGCTCACCTTGAACAGCGCGCAGGCCTCCGACCAACCCCCCGAGTTCCCCCAGAAGCGGCTCTTCAACCGCCCCATCGAGGAGGTTGCCGAGTTGCAGGCGGCAGCCATGAGCTTCGAGGACCTGGTAGACGAGGTGTCGGACTCCATCGAACTCGTGGTGGGGGAAACAGGGATGGCCGCGCCGCTCTCCTCAAGCGAGATCGACTTCGAGCAGGA is a genomic window of Geomonas ferrireducens containing:
- a CDS encoding M16 family metallopeptidase, whose translation is MKIVSRWVVALVILVNASICFGQGLAERVQEHTLKNGMKLLMVERHNSPTVAAWIRFKVGSVDERSDERGLAHLLEHMLFKGTKTLGTRDYKAEKPLLDKIELTAQELLAEKNKRDEADPKVIEKLTAELKRLEKEAEQYVVKEEFADIYSRNGGAGYNAFTSKDGTTYLINIPANKLELWAAIESDRMQNAVLREFYTERSVVMEERRRSYDAEPEGKLWETFLADAFNAHPNGQPTIGWMSDIENLTRTKAENFLHKYYAPNNAIVAIVGDIDPKQTIALVERYFGGIKPGTPVPPVAVQEPEQSGEKRTEVIGDAEPEVMIGFHKPTLPAPDDYVFDVIDMLLTSGRTSRLYKKLVLEKQLVTSVSSFGAPGSRYPNLFIISATPRAPHTVAEVEAAIYQELDRLKTEPMTHEELQQILNQLEFEESRQMASNGGLARNLTEYEAIAGTWRYLIEHRQKVAKITPEDVMRVAKQYFTRQNRNVGFITKAEAAQ
- a CDS encoding M16 family metallopeptidase produces the protein MIRKYLSRFVLLSALALCTAGSLVSEAGAARSGTIAESKTQKVTQAPTQVQPPANPRNMTFPPLKFQLPKSERVQLKNGMIVYLLQDHELPIVNLTAYLNAGSVYEPEAKTGLASLTGAVLRSGGTLKTPADKLDRELEFMASSIESGINSDNASVSLATLSKNLDRTLTLFAEVVREPAFDPERVALAKSHAIEGIRRQNDDPKGIAGRELARAIYAGHPLGRIPTIATVNAITRQDLIDYHRRYFYPANMIVAVSGDFDRAELLKKLEGLFGDWPNQTAPFPAVPAPREEMTPAVLHVQKEVNQSVIRMGHLGIDKNNPDLYALKVMEYILGGGFTSRLTQEIRSNQGLAYNVDAYFEVGRRFKGPFIAETETKVDSTARTIKLLDSIINGMTQSEVSEAELKLAKDSIINSFIFAFEKSSSVVTQQARLEFYGYPKGYLENYRDNIARVTRADVLRVAKKYLAPENMKLVVVGDQKKFDQPLSTFGKVQEIKLNNN
- a CDS encoding RCKP-type rubredoxin-like domain-containing protein, which gives rise to MATWKCKSCGFTKEGRCKPQKCPQCQEKGNFEKAEE
- the scpB gene encoding methylmalonyl-CoA decarboxylase — its product is MAVINTQLKDNIGTITFNDPEHRNILSSTMIDEMLQSIGALQKGKMRVLVIRAPAGSKVWSAGHDVHELPLPGRDPLSYHDPLVTVLRSIQSLPIPVIAMIEGSVWGGACDLALSCDILIGCPTTSFCMTPAKIGVPYNVSGILHFMNIMGVNFAKEMFFTAEPLSAEQANRAGLLNHLVEAAELADFTYSMAHQITRNSPLSIGVIKEQIRLLASAHPLSPLTFERVQGLRRTVYDSKDYAEGIKAFLEKRAPVFTGE
- a CDS encoding alpha-amylase family glycosyl hydrolase; the protein is MKQRFINSDYFPFQIQISAACGDRIDLRGTLEELGDVPGIIYARRVAAKLNKGLQAHETPIQPGLLHLYSTLSRVYRYVAGQYCAKQQPGVLAATAAQAGYPGFTGDAEATLRRFMELFPSQRMVLDEDTPDGFLSGDDDEQGRRQALSAELLLMLLNGENRALDQFRRLFDASELAGSSQYLKVATDIDRGLAKAPPFEPIGVPLPELLRAPMKASPDSLAGQIAYIREHWGAILPPELLTELVTALDIVSQEGRAFFGGPGEPKVLRFGRDAQGGEEYPEYERFSRDADWMSNVVMIAKMVYVWLGQLSKTYGVEVNTLDQIPDAELDRLARYGFSALWLIGIWERSPSSQTIKRIAGNQEAISSAYSLYDYIIAHDLGGEGALDNLRRRCAARGIRLASDMVPNHTGLYSKWTVEHPDWFIQLDYPPYPDYQFNGPDLSPDGRIGLFIEDGYWDKRDAAVVFKHLDRGNGRVRYIYHGNDGTSTPWNDTAQLNYLIPEVREAVINTILHVARQTPIIRFDAAMTLAKKHYQRLWYPLPGHGSGVPSRAEHGMDRASFDQVFPEEFWREVVDRVAAEAPDTLLLAEAFWLMEGYFVRTLGMHRVYNSAFMNMLKMEENAKYRQTLKNVLEFEPEILKRFVNFMNNPDERTAVEQFGKEGKYFGATVLLVTMPGLPMFGHGQIEGFHEKYGMEYRRAYWDEPVDQHFVARHESDIFPLMRRRHIFSGSEQFTLYDFYSGHSVNENVFAYSNRNDGDRGLILYHNAYATTSGWIRTSCAVLRKTAEGGTSLAQTTLGESLGFKGDGRHYYSFRDYASGLSYLRNGRDLCDRGLYVEMGGYEYHAFLDFREIYDDDYGTWGALCYRMNGAGVENLDDEVKKVRYASLHEALRAVLVKAAVVLQEPGVAPPVRLGPLEPLLAGFYKALAPQAPDKSHRALLAAFGTELTEALAAKAGGELLPAEWVLLCAYLALHRTGDLAGTGTWGLFEELGLVHPVVQAFQSLPPADPEQLIDLPPKSFGKLLGLMLRHDTFLAQCRELGAVRCCTALFSDPVAARFLYLHESGGAQWFNKERFELLLSWLLKVEPFAGRGDAAQEKAEVARKKAGVALEKPEGRKETGVKEPTGEALVALLKESAAAAGYRLDQLMNLLQTGF
- the mltG gene encoding endolytic transglycosylase MltG — translated: MFRKQRRLCIALLLIVILVPITRFTRFLLFPAGDGKRVEIVELSRGRSLRAFAADLEARRIITSARLFVFYARMKGGDARLKAGPYQLDDGLRPGQILAKMIAGDVYLRLFALPQGYSSYQAAEMLEKRGIFTRESFLAACSDRTLLKEMGIDAPSAEGYLFPGSYNILPGRNERDVVREMIKRQKEVLAGSVDGRAKAKGLSMREVLVLASMVEKEAVLPQEKPLIAAVFRNRLKIGMRLQSDPTALYGVRAFAGKVSRDDILKPTPYNTYLIPGLPPGPIGNPGKDAIEAVLTPAAVPYLYFVARGDGSHHFSNDLASHNDAVNRYLKAPSAAPRGGAR
- a CDS encoding response regulator, translating into MTGRVLLVEDNERLCTMLRGVLEARGHEVRCATSGDAALALLQGERFDLLVLDLKLPGMNGVDLLRHVRRSAALKELPVVIMTGVFRGAGYAQAAAKLGVSAYLEKPFGRDDFLKAVNGALEQGPGGKELRRLLLELFRDGKSGTLELRGGTRVFVIGGEPASFSSPRFVPFLVLGNHLQRADLERFPLARPGRLPLVEAGLLSYEELLEQSRLFLSRTLIEALAQKQAPRFSPELATIELPLTPLCLPRLLHQAADAAPFDLAAYPARAGELFPTLTQTYFRLANLLNMRQEEIELLQQLGQGKTVQAILSGLEKPARGGAFLDLLAGMGMLTLNSAQASDQPPEFPQKRLFNRPIEEVAELQAAAMSFEDLVDEVSDSIELVVGETGMAAPLSSSEIDFEQEVQRDYAAIQDKNYYEIFGMSPGNFSFDALKEAYFAKTRQYSPEKFMQLSGAILGRAQDVLSHYANAYNTLSSVIAKERYDEMLNANTIGLAGKRDDELQARIQFQSGKVFLEMEDFGNAERALQDAYTLAPDDARTSAYLAWSIYKNPGNQRSAGALEKCRMLLTKSLQAERTAEAFAFRGWMLLDEGRDGLAEGEFQKALKLNAHDAHALGGMRLITERREAEKKGLFKRIFG